One Cellulosimicrobium protaetiae genomic region harbors:
- the rplL gene encoding 50S ribosomal protein L7/L12, with translation MAKLSTDELIEQFKELTLIELNEFVKAFEETFEVTAAAPAAVAVAAPAGGSGDAPAEEEKDEFDVILEAAGDKKIQVIKEVRALTSLGLKEAKDLVDGAPKPVLEGANKETAEKAKAALEGAGATVTLK, from the coding sequence ATGGCGAAGCTCAGCACCGACGAGCTCATCGAGCAGTTCAAGGAGCTCACCCTCATCGAGCTCAACGAGTTCGTGAAGGCCTTCGAGGAGACCTTCGAGGTCACCGCCGCCGCCCCCGCCGCCGTCGCGGTCGCCGCCCCCGCGGGTGGCTCGGGCGACGCCCCGGCCGAGGAGGAGAAGGACGAGTTCGACGTCATCCTCGAGGCTGCCGGCGACAAGAAGATCCAGGTCATCAAGGAGGTGCGCGCGCTCACGTCCCTCGGCCTGAAGGAGGCCAAGGACCTCGTGGACGGTGCCCCGAAGCCGGTCCTGGAGGGCGCGAACAAGGAGACGGCCGAGAAGGCCAAGGCTGCCCTCGAGGGCGCCGGCGCCACGGTCACCCTCAAGTGA
- the rplJ gene encoding 50S ribosomal protein L10, protein MARPDKAAAVAEISDKFRDSNAAVLTEYRGLTVAQLKQLRRSLSGNATYAVVKNTLTAIAAKEAGVEGLDADLQGPSAIAFVTGDPVEAAKGLRDFAKANPALVIKGGVLDGRPLTAAEVTKLADLESREVLLAKAAGAMKAKLFQAAYVFTANTAQAARVIDALRQKQESEGAAA, encoded by the coding sequence ATGGCGAGGCCGGACAAGGCAGCCGCAGTCGCCGAGATCTCGGACAAGTTCCGCGACTCGAACGCTGCCGTGCTGACCGAGTACCGCGGGCTCACCGTCGCGCAGCTCAAGCAGCTGCGTCGGTCGCTCAGCGGCAACGCAACCTACGCCGTGGTGAAGAACACGCTGACCGCCATCGCGGCCAAGGAGGCCGGTGTCGAGGGACTCGACGCCGACCTGCAGGGCCCGTCGGCAATCGCCTTCGTCACCGGGGACCCGGTCGAGGCTGCCAAGGGTCTGCGTGACTTCGCCAAGGCGAACCCCGCACTGGTCATCAAGGGCGGTGTCCTCGACGGGCGCCCCCTGACCGCCGCGGAGGTCACGAAGCTCGCGGACCTCGAGTCCCGCGAGGTCCTGCTGGCCAAGGCGGCCGGCGCGATGAAGGCCAAGCTCTTCCAGGCTGCCTACGTCTTCACCGCGAACACCGCCCAGGCCGCCCGCGTCATCGATGCCCTGCGTCAGAAGCAGGAATCGGAGGGCGCTGCCGCCTGA